A region from the Prosthecobacter algae genome encodes:
- a CDS encoding HDIG domain-containing metalloprotein — MFESIRRAKLQRAGLSCGKKRLKHQEGDLVDELRTHRAATIAVYVGFFIALGILMKMGAAVIPGTVTPQPIAYLCMAAIASALVVHLRVALTEDVEDNAELALVLGTILLQMAANVAMLDYGNQQSWTGALLVVAMPHAFAPLVLSVILGRKMGLFAAIYSTLLGTIVCVAVNPITYLASSSLIGFLVVLFTKRVRRRNRLFMAGLYIGVVAAVFSLLLYEASGTGLGGVSIGRVLGVPFVMGILTGLLVGGLLPVIETLFGVTTEVSWLELADLNHPLMKRLSIEAPGTYHHSLVVANLSEAAAESIGANAAMTRVCAYFHDIGKLTKPEYFIENMDPADNPHDDLTARMSALILIAHVKDGVDLAIKHKLNVSIIDVIEQHHGTSLAWYFYKRALDQKAEMIRLVEQGKSKEDDVPQVSEEVFRYPGPTPQFKESAIISLADAVESASRALEKPNASRIEGLVDELVQDRMKDGQLDECDLTIAELAKVKASFVKTLLSMMHSRIKYQKGTESPTTHVITKDIAATTPVHDGMTLITDNPYATGAGNEKKRPARKPPASAA; from the coding sequence ATGTTTGAATCCATTCGCCGGGCCAAATTGCAACGAGCTGGGCTTTCTTGTGGGAAGAAGCGCCTCAAACATCAGGAAGGCGACCTCGTGGATGAACTCCGCACCCATCGTGCGGCCACCATCGCTGTTTACGTCGGCTTCTTCATCGCCCTCGGCATCCTCATGAAGATGGGCGCGGCGGTCATCCCTGGTACCGTCACCCCCCAGCCCATCGCTTACCTTTGCATGGCGGCCATCGCCTCCGCCCTGGTCGTTCATCTCCGGGTCGCCCTCACCGAAGACGTTGAGGACAATGCCGAGCTCGCCCTCGTTCTTGGCACCATCCTCCTGCAGATGGCCGCCAATGTGGCCATGCTGGATTACGGCAATCAGCAGAGCTGGACCGGCGCGCTCCTCGTCGTCGCCATGCCGCATGCCTTTGCACCGCTGGTGCTCTCCGTCATCCTCGGTCGTAAAATGGGGCTCTTCGCCGCCATCTACTCCACCCTGCTCGGGACCATCGTCTGCGTCGCGGTGAACCCCATCACCTACCTCGCCTCATCCTCCCTCATCGGGTTCCTCGTGGTCCTCTTCACCAAGCGAGTCCGCCGCCGCAACCGCCTCTTCATGGCCGGCCTCTACATCGGCGTCGTCGCAGCCGTCTTTTCACTGCTTCTATACGAGGCTTCCGGCACGGGCCTCGGCGGCGTCTCCATCGGTCGTGTCCTCGGCGTCCCCTTTGTCATGGGCATTCTCACCGGCCTCCTTGTGGGTGGTCTCCTCCCGGTTATCGAAACTCTCTTTGGCGTCACCACCGAAGTCTCCTGGCTCGAGCTTGCCGACCTCAACCACCCCCTCATGAAGCGCCTCAGCATCGAGGCCCCCGGCACCTATCACCACAGCCTCGTCGTCGCCAATCTCTCGGAGGCCGCCGCGGAATCCATTGGCGCCAATGCCGCCATGACCCGCGTCTGCGCCTACTTCCATGACATCGGCAAACTCACCAAGCCCGAGTACTTCATCGAAAACATGGACCCTGCGGACAATCCGCACGATGACCTCACCGCCCGCATGAGCGCCCTCATCCTCATCGCCCATGTGAAGGACGGTGTGGACCTCGCCATCAAGCACAAGCTCAACGTCAGCATCATCGACGTCATCGAGCAGCACCACGGCACCTCCCTAGCCTGGTATTTCTACAAACGCGCCCTCGATCAGAAGGCCGAAATGATCCGCCTGGTCGAGCAGGGCAAATCCAAGGAAGACGACGTCCCCCAGGTCAGCGAAGAAGTCTTCCGCTACCCCGGCCCCACCCCTCAGTTCAAAGAATCCGCCATCATCTCCCTGGCCGATGCCGTCGAAAGCGCCTCACGCGCCCTTGAAAAACCCAATGCGTCCCGCATCGAAGGCCTCGTGGATGAACTCGTGCAGGACCGCATGAAGGACGGTCAGCTCGACGAATGCGACCTCACCATCGCCGAGCTCGCCAAGGTGAAAGCCAGCTTTGTCAAAACCCTCCTCAGCATGATGCACAGCCGCATCAAGTACCAGAAGGGCACTGAAAGCCCGACCACCCACGTCATCACCAAAGACATCGCCGCCACCACACCCGTCCATGATGGCATGACGCTCATCACCGACAACCCTTACGCCACTGGCGCAGGCAACGAGAAAAAACGCCCGGCACGCAAGCCGCCAGCCTCCGCTGCATGA
- the ybeY gene encoding rRNA maturation RNase YbeY — MMAKLLLYNRQKTHRPDLPWLRRIVKAALPHCLAAARSPEAPLHELEEIEFTIVSDEEIAVVHAEFLDDPTPTDVITFHHGEILVSADTALRQGSDHGQPLNPELALYMIHGLMHLGGWDDHDPEEAAEMTRQQEAILQTCLTS, encoded by the coding sequence ATGATGGCCAAACTGTTGCTGTACAACCGCCAAAAGACGCACCGTCCCGATCTGCCCTGGCTGCGCCGCATCGTCAAGGCCGCCCTGCCCCACTGCCTCGCTGCGGCCAGATCCCCCGAGGCCCCGCTTCACGAACTGGAAGAGATCGAATTCACCATCGTCTCTGATGAAGAGATCGCCGTCGTCCATGCCGAGTTCCTGGATGACCCCACCCCCACCGACGTCATCACCTTTCACCACGGTGAAATCCTCGTCAGTGCAGACACCGCCCTCCGCCAAGGCAGCGACCACGGCCAGCCCCTCAACCCGGAGCTCGCCCTCTACATGATTCACGGCCTCATGCACCTCGGCGGCTGGGACGATCACGACCCCGAAGAAGCCGCCGAAATGACCCGCCAGCAGGAGGCCATCCTCCAAACCTGCCTGACCTCATAA
- a CDS encoding iron-sulfur cluster assembly scaffold protein — MNEDALQSALSNPQNLGEMPDADAVGTVGSPDCGDMVRMWLKYKEKDGKKVIDKASFQSFGCQTAIAVASLATELIRGKTKEEALQMSAAELSAPLGALPPMKIHCGQMVEGALKAALEAESAVATTPAAATAPTGPTLMDSLADAGKTAGKIKIVLQPS, encoded by the coding sequence ATGAACGAAGACGCCCTCCAGTCCGCCCTTTCCAATCCGCAGAACCTTGGCGAAATGCCGGATGCGGATGCGGTGGGGACCGTGGGCTCTCCCGACTGCGGGGACATGGTGCGCATGTGGCTGAAGTACAAGGAAAAGGATGGCAAGAAGGTGATCGACAAGGCCAGCTTTCAAAGCTTCGGCTGTCAGACGGCCATTGCAGTGGCCAGCCTGGCGACGGAGCTCATCCGGGGCAAAACGAAGGAGGAGGCTCTGCAAATGAGCGCCGCCGAACTGAGCGCCCCTCTGGGAGCACTGCCGCCGATGAAGATTCACTGTGGGCAGATGGTGGAAGGGGCGCTGAAGGCGGCCCTGGAAGCGGAATCAGCCGTGGCGACGACTCCTGCTGCTGCGACTGCGCCCACTGGTCCTACCTTGATGGATAGCCTGGCTGATGCGGGCAAGACTGCCGGGAAGATCAAGATCGTGCTGCAGCCGTCGTGA
- the secA gene encoding preprotein translocase subunit SecA encodes MFEWIIKKIIGTKNQRTVKRLQPVVAEINRIEAQLQNESDDALRERCAKWKAQFRAFHTPHFLGGVSLRIADEETVEACLRHVEGYFTALKPHFPSLDASYLAESAWNGASIEDKKARIDKARDAWNEIQPKFANIISKILNDILPEVYAVVKSAARRLVGQEHIVCDTPLKWNMVHFDVQLIGGIALHRGMIAEMATGEGKTLVGTLPVALNALTGRGVHVITVNDYLARRDSEWMGYLYKFLGLTVGCLQNDQPSHIRRDQYQCDITYGVNSEFGFDYLRDNGMASSKEQQVQRGHYFAIVDEVDSVLIDEARTPLIISGPVAGAESTHQYERYKPLVEQLVRRQNTLCNGLVTEAKEDAKKGDLELAGRKLYQCRLGQPKNRALMRCMEDPELRRALEKAELKMYEDTQKKDLFELKEGLYFSIEEKSHDADLSEMGRNFLSPDEPDAFVLPDLATLYSDIDGDASLTEAQKLQKKNELQDRLSHQGQRIHQISQLLRAYCLYEKDVEYVVEENKVVIVDEQTGRKMAGRRWSDGLHQAVEAKEGVQIDAETQTLATITIQNYFRLYEKLGGMTGTAETDASEFHDIYGLDVLTIPTNRLVKRLDQNDSIYKTRREKYNAVIEMIRERHAKGQPLLVGTASVEASETVSRMLKLQKIPHAVLNAKYHRQEAEIVARAGQKGSVTISTNMAGRGTDIKLGEGVSELGGLMVLATERHESRRVDRQLRGRCARQGDPGESKFFLSFEDELMRNFGAADRMTKIMERFGMAEGEELQHPWLNRSVETAQKRVEQRNYTWRKRVLEYDDVMNQQREVIYEWRNDVLESNDPRLLINEAVEKGLKERLEEFLPKDRGSDMEPDYENLLQWINTTVPIGLREFDEEFKAMDFDGQCVWLQGKILGAYDVKVGGANPQALQEIEKMILLNAIDRLWQEHLYALDALKEGISLRSYGQKDPLIEFKQEAFTIFAELMRNINGEVLGNLFRSTQQLAAFEQFLAQIAMMQQQQGNGIQIQDGNLVIQQPQARPAPEPEPEKPKPHNPGADGPKLILPGMVPQRKPLANVGRNDSCPCGSGKKFKNCCGRTA; translated from the coding sequence ATGTTCGAGTGGATCATCAAAAAAATCATCGGCACCAAAAACCAGCGTACTGTGAAGCGCTTGCAACCGGTTGTGGCCGAGATCAACCGGATCGAAGCCCAGCTTCAAAACGAATCTGATGACGCCTTGCGCGAACGTTGCGCCAAATGGAAAGCCCAGTTCCGCGCGTTTCACACGCCCCATTTCCTGGGCGGGGTTTCGCTGCGCATTGCCGATGAAGAAACTGTCGAAGCCTGCCTGCGCCATGTGGAAGGTTATTTCACGGCGCTGAAGCCTCACTTTCCATCCCTGGATGCCAGCTATCTGGCAGAAAGCGCCTGGAACGGTGCCTCCATCGAAGACAAAAAGGCCCGCATCGACAAGGCCCGCGACGCCTGGAACGAGATCCAACCGAAGTTTGCCAACATCATCTCCAAGATCCTCAACGACATCCTGCCGGAAGTCTATGCGGTGGTGAAAAGCGCGGCCCGCCGTCTGGTCGGTCAGGAGCACATCGTCTGCGACACGCCGCTGAAATGGAACATGGTGCACTTTGATGTGCAGCTCATTGGCGGCATTGCCCTGCATCGTGGCATGATCGCCGAAATGGCCACCGGTGAGGGCAAGACCCTCGTTGGAACCCTGCCAGTCGCGCTGAATGCGCTGACGGGTCGTGGGGTGCACGTCATCACCGTCAATGATTACCTAGCCCGTCGTGACTCGGAGTGGATGGGTTACCTCTACAAGTTTCTCGGTCTCACCGTGGGCTGCCTCCAAAACGACCAGCCGAGCCACATCCGCCGCGACCAGTACCAGTGCGACATCACCTATGGGGTGAATAGCGAGTTCGGTTTTGATTACCTGCGTGACAACGGCATGGCCTCTAGCAAGGAGCAGCAGGTGCAGCGCGGCCACTACTTCGCCATTGTGGACGAAGTGGACTCCGTGCTCATTGATGAAGCCCGCACGCCGCTCATCATCAGCGGCCCGGTGGCCGGAGCTGAGAGTACGCACCAGTATGAGCGCTACAAGCCGCTGGTTGAACAGTTGGTTAGACGTCAGAACACCCTTTGCAACGGCCTGGTCACCGAGGCCAAGGAAGACGCCAAAAAGGGCGATCTGGAGTTGGCGGGTCGCAAGCTGTACCAGTGCCGTCTGGGCCAGCCGAAGAACCGTGCGCTGATGCGCTGCATGGAAGATCCCGAGCTTCGCCGCGCCTTGGAGAAGGCCGAGCTGAAGATGTATGAGGACACCCAGAAGAAGGATCTCTTTGAACTGAAGGAAGGCCTGTACTTTTCCATCGAAGAAAAGAGCCACGATGCTGACCTCAGCGAAATGGGCCGCAATTTCCTGAGCCCTGACGAGCCGGACGCCTTCGTGCTGCCCGACCTCGCCACGCTGTATTCTGACATTGATGGCGATGCCTCCCTGACGGAAGCCCAAAAGTTGCAGAAGAAGAATGAACTTCAGGACCGCCTCTCCCACCAGGGGCAGCGCATCCACCAGATCAGCCAGCTTCTGCGTGCCTACTGCCTCTATGAGAAGGACGTGGAGTACGTTGTTGAGGAGAACAAGGTGGTCATCGTGGACGAGCAGACGGGCCGCAAGATGGCGGGCCGCCGCTGGAGCGATGGCCTGCATCAGGCTGTGGAAGCTAAGGAAGGTGTGCAGATCGATGCCGAGACTCAGACCCTGGCCACCATCACGATTCAGAACTACTTCCGCCTTTATGAAAAGCTGGGTGGCATGACGGGCACCGCTGAAACGGATGCCTCCGAATTCCATGACATCTATGGTCTGGACGTGCTGACGATCCCGACTAACCGTCTGGTGAAGCGCCTGGATCAGAACGACAGCATCTACAAGACGCGCCGTGAGAAGTACAATGCCGTGATCGAGATGATCCGCGAGCGCCATGCGAAGGGTCAGCCCCTGCTGGTGGGCACCGCCAGTGTGGAAGCTTCCGAAACCGTGAGCCGCATGCTGAAGCTGCAGAAGATTCCGCACGCGGTGCTGAATGCGAAGTATCACCGCCAGGAGGCCGAGATCGTGGCCCGTGCGGGTCAAAAAGGTTCCGTGACCATTTCCACCAACATGGCTGGCCGTGGTACCGACATCAAGCTGGGCGAAGGCGTGTCTGAACTGGGCGGCCTGATGGTGCTGGCCACGGAGCGTCACGAATCCCGCCGGGTGGACCGGCAGTTGCGCGGTCGTTGTGCCCGTCAGGGTGACCCGGGCGAGAGCAAGTTTTTCCTCAGCTTTGAGGATGAGCTGATGCGCAACTTTGGCGCGGCGGACCGGATGACCAAGATCATGGAACGCTTTGGCATGGCTGAAGGCGAAGAGCTGCAGCACCCTTGGCTGAACCGCTCCGTCGAGACGGCCCAGAAGCGTGTGGAGCAGCGCAACTACACCTGGCGCAAGCGCGTGCTGGAGTATGACGATGTGATGAACCAGCAGCGCGAAGTCATCTATGAATGGCGCAATGACGTGCTGGAAAGCAACGATCCCCGCCTGCTCATCAATGAAGCGGTGGAGAAAGGCCTGAAGGAACGCCTGGAGGAATTCCTGCCGAAAGACCGTGGCAGCGACATGGAGCCCGATTATGAAAATCTACTCCAGTGGATCAACACCACGGTGCCGATCGGCCTGCGTGAGTTTGACGAAGAGTTCAAGGCGATGGACTTTGATGGCCAGTGCGTATGGCTGCAGGGCAAGATCCTGGGTGCCTATGATGTGAAGGTGGGCGGGGCCAATCCGCAGGCCCTCCAGGAGATCGAGAAGATGATCCTCCTCAACGCCATTGACCGTCTGTGGCAGGAGCACCTGTATGCGCTGGATGCCCTCAAGGAAGGCATCAGCCTGCGCAGCTACGGACAGAAAGATCCGCTCATCGAATTCAAGCAGGAAGCCTTCACGATCTTTGCTGAACTGATGCGCAACATCAATGGCGAGGTGCTGGGCAACCTGTTCCGCAGTACGCAGCAACTGGCCGCGTTTGAGCAGTTCCTGGCGCAGATCGCCATGATGCAGCAGCAGCAGGGCAATGGCATCCAGATCCAAGATGGCAATCTGGTGATCCAGCAGCCTCAGGCACGGCCTGCCCCTGAGCCCGAGCCTGAAAAGCCGAAGCCGCACAATCCCGGTGCCGATGGTCCGAAGCTGATCCTCCCCGGCATGGTGCCGCAGAGAAAGCCTCTGGCCAATGTGGGCCGCAATGACTCCTGCCCCTGCGGCAGTGGCAAAAAGTTCAAGAACTGCTGCGGTCGGACGGCTTAA
- a CDS encoding DUF721 domain-containing protein: protein MSNRLPTAAQRRRHALISAWRGMDGGPILDVPLKSVADLIGPIVAQAGIGDRMKLEEVLGAWKEIVGDFLYQHSRPDSIQRGVLMVRVLQPTVHHALMMERPRILKRLKETLKNSGIKDVRLKHG, encoded by the coding sequence ATGTCCAACCGCCTCCCCACCGCTGCCCAGCGCCGCAGGCACGCCCTGATTTCGGCGTGGCGGGGAATGGATGGCGGTCCCATCCTGGACGTGCCGCTGAAATCCGTCGCCGACCTCATCGGTCCCATTGTCGCCCAGGCTGGCATTGGCGACCGCATGAAGCTCGAGGAAGTGCTCGGCGCATGGAAGGAAATCGTGGGCGACTTTCTGTATCAGCACTCCAGGCCAGACTCCATCCAGCGCGGTGTCCTGATGGTGCGGGTGCTGCAGCCCACTGTCCACCATGCCCTCATGATGGAGCGCCCACGCATTCTGAAACGGCTGAAGGAGACCCTGAAGAACTCCGGCATCAAAGACGTAAGGCTGAAACATGGCTGA
- a CDS encoding DUF2868 domain-containing protein, with amino-acid sequence MDWNDWQSILRWRALEEGDPDGAILSEERRRQATARTRGGLTSDGVNGEPISSREISFLHKRTQWLEREVVGWSGSLVRVMERLVTVQGRWSWALAGWGIALVAGYFLSGLGQQAEFNLLALPLVGVLLWNAVIMVLSLVWELLPAPRAGGGSRFMEWLAQVVSPVGHDSPAEGETLTGLTVDQRFGLLANAPAMERLQRRLRAWMHLAAALLALGSIIGLYARGWSHEYRAVWESTLLSDSGAQKFFGTLFGPASSALKLQLPLEALPAMHRTGGVTQAPALALPWIHLYAGTLFLLIMLPRFGLAGLAVWRARQILQKRVRSLGWRSYLKRTLRSVEGGQEVIHVLIHATDATPMHREVWARGVRERFGAMIEPEMIQVPLGDEDDFTAAWKPAGSKTVMIFNLATTPEQEVQRRFVQDVKQVLFRQHREAELIVLLDATSIGNRWSPDKLASREKLWTDMLQGEADEIIVAARRA; translated from the coding sequence ATGGACTGGAATGACTGGCAGAGCATCCTGCGCTGGCGCGCTCTGGAGGAAGGAGATCCCGATGGGGCGATCCTTTCCGAAGAACGCCGCCGTCAAGCCACCGCCCGCACCCGGGGTGGGCTGACTTCCGACGGAGTGAATGGCGAGCCCATAAGCTCACGTGAGATCTCCTTTCTGCACAAACGCACCCAGTGGCTGGAGCGTGAAGTCGTCGGCTGGAGCGGATCTCTCGTGCGGGTGATGGAGCGTCTTGTCACCGTGCAGGGCCGCTGGTCCTGGGCTCTTGCTGGCTGGGGCATTGCCTTGGTGGCGGGTTATTTTTTGTCGGGTCTCGGCCAGCAGGCGGAGTTCAACCTCCTCGCCCTGCCCCTCGTCGGCGTTCTCCTGTGGAATGCGGTCATCATGGTGCTGTCCTTGGTTTGGGAGCTCTTGCCCGCTCCGCGTGCCGGGGGTGGCAGCCGTTTTATGGAATGGCTGGCCCAGGTGGTGTCACCCGTGGGCCATGACAGCCCTGCCGAAGGCGAGACCCTCACCGGCCTCACCGTGGACCAGCGTTTTGGCCTGCTGGCCAATGCCCCGGCCATGGAGCGGCTGCAGCGCAGGCTGCGGGCCTGGATGCATCTGGCCGCAGCCCTGCTGGCACTCGGCAGCATCATCGGCCTTTACGCACGCGGCTGGTCTCATGAATACCGGGCCGTGTGGGAAAGCACCCTGCTCTCGGACTCTGGAGCCCAAAAATTCTTTGGCACGCTCTTCGGTCCTGCATCTTCAGCTTTGAAGCTTCAGCTTCCCTTGGAGGCCCTTCCTGCCATGCACCGCACCGGGGGCGTCACCCAGGCCCCGGCACTGGCTTTGCCTTGGATCCATCTGTATGCGGGCACCCTGTTCCTGCTCATCATGCTGCCACGCTTTGGACTGGCAGGGCTGGCCGTCTGGCGGGCCCGTCAGATCTTGCAAAAGCGTGTGCGCAGCCTGGGCTGGCGTTCTTATCTGAAGCGGACCCTACGCTCGGTGGAAGGCGGCCAGGAGGTGATCCACGTGCTCATCCATGCCACGGATGCTACCCCCATGCACCGCGAAGTCTGGGCCAGGGGCGTGCGCGAACGGTTCGGCGCGATGATCGAGCCGGAAATGATTCAAGTGCCCCTGGGTGATGAAGATGACTTTACCGCCGCTTGGAAACCCGCAGGCAGCAAGACCGTGATGATTTTCAACTTGGCCACCACCCCCGAGCAGGAAGTCCAGCGACGCTTTGTCCAGGATGTGAAGCAAGTGCTCTTCCGCCAGCACCGCGAGGCGGAACTCATCGTGCTTCTGGATGCCACCAGTATCGGCAACCGCTGGTCTCCCGACAAGCTGGCCAGCCGTGAGAAGCTGTGGACGGACATGCTGCAAGGCGAGGCCGATGAAATCATCGTCGCCGCCCGCCGCGCCTAA
- a CDS encoding PVC-type heme-binding CxxCH protein, whose amino-acid sequence MIRFLLLTLCLLSIAQAQLPLELTPGTRIAFIGNSLFDRMRDDGSFEALLHQRFPQHHLIVRNLAWSADEVALRPRPDAFGDLNQHLTEHQADVIFAAFGFNESFKGDKGLAEFETLLKAFLIELKSHRYNGTSAPRIVLVSPTPAEKPHGHLNGQIQSYAKAMQKVAQAENVGFADVSKSAVLLASSPQSPVTINGVHLNAQGYRLFAEDLFRATFDETAPTLNEGLRVAVVEKETKFFQYYRPLNYYYIKGGRAEPYGVVNFPGELEKLKQMVGNRDQLIWDIATGKKLVRQQAVSPAVSALVDDSNTRPLPSITGDRPVNEWLSAADELKAFKIDPRFEVTCFASEEDFPDFVKPIAMRFDAKGRLWVSTSTTYPQILPGQEPEDKILILEDTNQDGKADKCSVWADKLHIPLSFELGHGGVYVSDQPNLTFLKDTDGDGKADHREKLLTGFGTEDSHHSLHDFVWSPEGDLIFRESIFHHSQVETPYGPVRARDSSFFRYTPGTGKLLAFGGYMSTNPWGITFDDWGFHVGSHPVFASAVHALNAPYPDIHVPAGSYIPAYSGTCGQEFLSSSHWPEGLRKKHFMRVRYKPTNEVELHEWVEHDTHFEEKKVGIVFQSTNLSFIPVDIQQGPDGAMYVADWYNPVKGHMQYSLRDTRRDKKSGRIWRITAKGQPLEESPKIAGTSIPDLLGLLKSENYRTRYRAKVELWEKSSAEVLPRVTDVKEPPLHQLLELFWVVSPHLHVQPFPWQVIVQLSEQPVPTARAAAARALRFAPAATLQSELFARLANDKSGLVRMEAAIAASYIGTPMALEAGLDLLKHPMDSYLTYALRTSLDSHTLQPLWKGNTEFMAKHPELVVFLKDSEPKKPAVMAKKKLAEKADPFDAQPGLQIITIKSVPERLLFDVREFTVKAGTPVKLTFENPDVTPHNLLVVQPGAADEVGMAGNEMAKLPDGMAKGFIPDSPKILEKTRMLMQNESQTLRFKAPAAPGRYPYICTFPGHWLVMKGEMVVE is encoded by the coding sequence ATGATCCGTTTCCTTCTCCTCACTCTTTGCCTGTTGTCCATCGCCCAGGCTCAGTTGCCGCTGGAACTGACCCCTGGCACGCGCATCGCCTTCATCGGTAATTCGCTCTTCGACCGCATGCGCGATGACGGCAGCTTCGAGGCTCTGCTGCATCAGCGTTTCCCGCAGCATCATCTCATCGTCCGCAACCTCGCCTGGAGCGCTGATGAGGTGGCCTTGCGTCCGCGCCCGGATGCTTTTGGCGATTTGAACCAGCATCTCACCGAGCACCAGGCCGATGTCATCTTCGCCGCCTTTGGCTTCAATGAATCCTTCAAGGGAGACAAGGGCCTGGCTGAGTTTGAAACCTTGCTCAAGGCCTTCCTCATCGAACTGAAAAGCCATCGCTACAATGGCACATCGGCCCCGCGCATTGTCCTCGTTTCCCCCACCCCGGCAGAGAAACCACACGGGCATCTGAATGGCCAGATCCAAAGCTATGCCAAGGCCATGCAGAAGGTGGCGCAGGCGGAGAACGTTGGCTTTGCGGATGTCTCAAAGAGTGCGGTGCTCCTGGCCTCATCGCCTCAAAGCCCGGTCACCATCAATGGCGTTCACCTCAACGCCCAGGGTTATCGCCTTTTCGCCGAAGACCTTTTCCGCGCCACGTTTGATGAGACCGCCCCCACGCTCAACGAAGGCCTGCGTGTCGCCGTGGTGGAAAAGGAGACCAAGTTCTTCCAGTACTATCGCCCGCTGAACTACTACTACATCAAAGGTGGTCGTGCCGAGCCTTATGGTGTGGTCAACTTCCCAGGTGAATTGGAGAAGCTGAAGCAAATGGTCGGCAATCGGGATCAGCTCATATGGGACATCGCCACAGGTAAAAAGTTGGTTAGGCAGCAGGCGGTCTCCCCAGCGGTTTCCGCCCTGGTGGATGACTCCAACACCCGGCCTCTGCCCAGCATCACCGGGGACCGGCCCGTGAACGAATGGCTGAGTGCCGCCGATGAGCTGAAGGCCTTCAAGATTGATCCCCGCTTTGAAGTCACCTGCTTTGCCAGCGAGGAAGACTTCCCGGATTTCGTCAAGCCCATCGCCATGCGTTTTGATGCCAAAGGCCGCCTGTGGGTGAGCACCAGCACCACCTACCCGCAGATTCTCCCCGGCCAGGAGCCTGAGGACAAGATCCTCATCCTCGAAGACACCAACCAGGATGGCAAGGCGGACAAATGCAGCGTCTGGGCGGACAAGCTGCACATCCCGCTCAGCTTCGAGCTTGGCCACGGTGGCGTCTATGTCTCCGACCAGCCTAACCTGACGTTCCTCAAGGACACCGATGGCGATGGCAAGGCCGATCACCGTGAAAAGCTGCTCACCGGCTTTGGCACTGAGGATAGCCATCACTCCCTGCATGACTTTGTCTGGAGCCCCGAGGGCGACCTCATCTTCCGTGAGAGCATCTTCCATCACAGCCAAGTGGAGACGCCCTATGGTCCCGTCCGCGCCCGCGATAGCAGCTTCTTCCGCTACACCCCCGGCACAGGCAAGCTGCTGGCCTTTGGTGGTTACATGAGCACGAACCCCTGGGGCATTACCTTCGACGACTGGGGTTTTCACGTCGGCAGCCATCCCGTCTTTGCCAGTGCCGTGCATGCGCTGAATGCGCCTTATCCCGATATCCATGTCCCTGCGGGCAGCTACATTCCCGCTTACAGCGGCACCTGCGGCCAGGAGTTTCTCAGCAGCAGCCACTGGCCTGAAGGACTGCGTAAAAAGCACTTCATGCGCGTCCGCTACAAGCCCACCAACGAAGTGGAACTGCATGAATGGGTGGAGCACGACACCCACTTTGAAGAGAAAAAAGTCGGCATCGTCTTCCAGTCCACCAACCTCAGCTTCATCCCTGTGGACATCCAGCAGGGGCCCGATGGTGCCATGTATGTGGCCGACTGGTACAATCCCGTCAAAGGCCACATGCAATACTCCCTGCGCGACACCCGCCGCGACAAAAAGAGCGGCCGCATCTGGCGCATCACCGCCAAAGGCCAACCCCTGGAGGAATCCCCGAAGATCGCCGGTACCAGCATTCCGGATCTGCTCGGCCTGCTGAAGAGCGAAAACTACCGTACCCGTTACCGGGCCAAGGTGGAGCTTTGGGAAAAAAGCTCGGCCGAAGTTTTGCCCAGGGTGACTGATGTCAAGGAACCGCCGCTTCACCAACTGCTCGAACTGTTCTGGGTGGTTTCACCTCACCTGCACGTCCAGCCTTTTCCTTGGCAGGTCATTGTCCAGCTTTCTGAGCAACCAGTACCAACGGCCCGGGCTGCTGCTGCCAGAGCTCTTCGTTTTGCGCCTGCAGCCACTCTTCAGTCTGAGCTTTTCGCCCGTCTGGCCAACGACAAATCTGGCCTCGTTCGCATGGAGGCTGCCATTGCCGCTAGCTACATTGGCACCCCTATGGCCCTCGAAGCAGGATTGGATCTGCTGAAGCATCCGATGGACAGCTATCTGACCTATGCCCTGCGGACATCCCTCGACAGCCACACGCTGCAGCCTCTGTGGAAAGGCAATACCGAGTTCATGGCGAAGCACCCTGAGCTGGTCGTCTTCCTCAAGGACTCTGAACCTAAAAAGCCGGCGGTGATGGCCAAGAAGAAGCTGGCCGAGAAAGCTGATCCCTTTGATGCCCAGCCTGGCCTTCAGATCATCACCATCAAGTCTGTGCCTGAGCGGCTGCTCTTTGACGTGCGTGAGTTCACCGTCAAGGCGGGCACTCCGGTGAAACTGACCTTCGAAAATCCGGATGTCACTCCGCATAATTTGTTAGTCGTGCAGCCGGGTGCTGCCGATGAGGTCGGGATGGCGGGCAATGAGATGGCCAAGCTACCCGACGGCATGGCCAAAGGCTTCATCCCTGACAGTCCGAAGATTCTGGAGAAGACCCGGATGCTGATGCAGAACGAGAGCCAGACGCTGCGCTTTAAGGCTCCAGCAGCTCCCGGGCGTTACCCCTACATCTGCACCTTCCCCGGTCACTGGCTGGTGATGAAAGGGGAGATGGTGGTGGAGTAG